A portion of the Rahnella variigena genome contains these proteins:
- a CDS encoding PAAR domain-containing protein has protein sequence MAKGYYLVLGDKTTCGGKILGGEPTHTIMGKPVAREQEPVTCGQHPGIYKIIGHIPGDSIMGRKFAGSLHSKCSCPCQARFVPSMVNDSYDFSGSSSAETKSSAETKQPMLSSYVTGETTASGFVPDYPATALINTNNFPDMKLRALLQSNNQDIALLTPEECIEVLSSWGTFKDGWITITQSAPGSFIVNYGTNVKDVVTTSMIISKLGSFGIKATNFTNSKGTELIKISGYPGVRKILNAPVFAVKNPKIVDLGIGRFGVTKSIIEGARVTFYVAAAYRTLDYILNDETTLSTFIGSLATDVIKIGIVSTVSFIAGAVVVTPFIVLNLAIVVGVGFLAAWGLNQLDSKFGITDHTVEYIEHAQQEFVEKAREMEKGIWDLGAMFADDMLIKGKAVIELEIKKYLRNTLEEIYYRKY, from the coding sequence ATGGCAAAAGGTTATTACTTAGTTTTGGGCGATAAAACCACCTGCGGAGGAAAAATCCTCGGCGGTGAACCCACTCATACCATCATGGGCAAACCTGTTGCCCGTGAGCAGGAACCCGTTACCTGTGGTCAGCATCCCGGAATTTATAAGATCATCGGGCATATTCCGGGAGATTCCATAATGGGCCGAAAATTTGCTGGATCGTTGCACAGCAAATGCAGTTGCCCCTGTCAGGCTAGATTTGTTCCGTCGATGGTGAATGATTCATATGACTTCTCAGGAAGTTCATCAGCAGAAACAAAAAGTTCTGCTGAAACGAAACAACCCATGTTGTCCTCATACGTCACTGGCGAAACCACGGCGTCGGGATTTGTTCCTGATTATCCGGCCACCGCATTGATCAATACGAACAATTTTCCGGACATGAAACTTCGAGCATTGTTACAATCGAATAATCAAGATATTGCTCTGCTAACACCTGAGGAATGTATTGAAGTACTTAGCTCATGGGGAACATTTAAGGATGGATGGATTACGATCACGCAATCTGCACCGGGGTCATTCATAGTCAACTATGGTACAAATGTGAAGGACGTGGTCACTACTTCAATGATTATTTCTAAACTGGGTAGCTTTGGTATTAAAGCAACAAATTTTACTAATTCTAAGGGTACTGAATTGATTAAAATAAGTGGCTATCCCGGTGTCAGGAAGATTTTGAATGCCCCAGTTTTTGCCGTTAAGAATCCTAAAATTGTAGACTTAGGGATCGGAAGATTTGGAGTTACAAAATCGATTATAGAAGGTGCCAGAGTTACTTTTTATGTTGCTGCAGCATACAGAACTCTTGATTATATTTTAAATGATGAAACCACCCTTTCTACATTCATAGGTTCTCTTGCAACTGATGTAATTAAAATAGGCATTGTATCTACCGTTTCATTTATAGCAGGAGCTGTTGTTGTAACTCCATTTATAGTTCTAAATTTAGCAATTGTTGTAGGTGTTGGATTTTTAGCCGCATGGGGCTTAAATCAACTCGATAGTAAATTTGGGATAACGGACCATACTGTTGAATACATCGAACATGCTCAACAAGAATTTGTCGAGAAAGCACGAGAAATGGAAAAGGGCATTTGGGATTTAGGAGCTATGTTTGCCGATGATATGCTTATAAAAGGCAAAGCAGTGATAGAATTGGAAATTAAAAAATACTTAAGAAATACTCTTGAAGAAATATATTACAGGAAATATTGA
- a CDS encoding DUF1240 domain-containing protein — translation MKRKTRSILSLFFLSSIFLLSVYFWVIEMDNYLDFNHVITFSWMSTSLVCIPLIFTLPIYWFILECIYEEKIAIKKMEKLMPFFKCLCVFSLFLSISLSLGYVSVLKNKGYISCPGIPSGWMPGTATKYAFSGDLCRK, via the coding sequence ATGAAAAGAAAAACAAGAAGTATTTTATCATTATTTTTTTTATCAAGCATATTTTTGTTATCGGTTTATTTTTGGGTTATTGAAATGGATAACTATCTTGATTTTAATCATGTCATCACTTTTTCCTGGATGTCCACAAGCTTGGTTTGCATTCCTCTTATTTTCACACTCCCAATTTATTGGTTTATTTTAGAATGCATATATGAAGAAAAAATAGCGATAAAGAAGATGGAAAAATTAATGCCATTTTTCAAATGCCTTTGTGTTTTTTCATTATTTTTATCCATATCTTTATCACTTGGGTATGTCTCTGTATTAAAGAATAAAGGATACATTTCATGTCCAGGCATTCCATCAGGCTGGATGCCTGGGACAGCTACAAAGTATGCGTTTAGTGGCGACTTATGTAGAAAGTAA
- a CDS encoding PAAR domain-containing protein: MGKPVVREQEPVTCGLNPGMFAVVGAIPSDLVNGRKFAGTTYNKSSCPCQARLIPSITIKTYETRTGEAQNKTTADQAKQPVLSSYVTGEKTDSGYVPDYPATALINTYPSPDNRIRDLLQANSTTVMLLTLAECFDVLGAWHAVKTGWVSITQSGPGKIIVNYGLNVRDIVNTSVVIAKLGSLGITATKFVNEKGTELIKISGYAGIRKILNAPVFSLRNPQILKAGIEKYGLRGAMIEGATIAFIFITVYRTVDFILNDQTTLAMFIGNLATDVAKLAINTTIIWGIGEVLVAFVPVVAVPLGVVVLGGLGIAIILNILDSEFGVTDKVVAYLTAAQQEFVETARSKCKDMEQGLWDLGAMFADKMLEKGVEVIESEVMKYLRNSIADITPRIY; this comes from the coding sequence ATGGGCAAACCGGTTGTACGCGAGCAGGAACCTGTGACCTGCGGTCTGAATCCGGGCATGTTTGCCGTGGTTGGAGCCATTCCGTCTGATTTGGTTAATGGCCGTAAATTCGCCGGCACAACGTACAATAAAAGCAGCTGCCCATGCCAGGCACGCCTTATTCCTTCGATAACAATAAAAACATATGAAACCAGGACAGGCGAGGCTCAAAATAAAACCACAGCAGATCAGGCCAAACAGCCGGTATTGTCGTCCTATGTGACTGGGGAAAAAACAGACTCAGGCTATGTACCTGATTATCCTGCGACTGCATTGATTAATACATATCCTAGCCCAGATAATCGCATTCGTGACTTGTTACAGGCCAATAGTACTACTGTGATGCTTCTTACCTTAGCAGAATGCTTTGATGTGCTTGGCGCATGGCACGCTGTTAAAACTGGCTGGGTTAGTATTACTCAATCAGGGCCGGGGAAGATTATTGTAAACTACGGATTAAATGTTAGAGACATAGTCAATACATCAGTCGTAATAGCGAAGTTAGGTAGCCTTGGCATCACTGCAACAAAATTCGTAAATGAAAAAGGCACTGAACTGATTAAAATATCAGGCTATGCGGGGATTCGTAAGATATTAAATGCCCCTGTATTTTCCCTTCGTAACCCACAAATACTTAAAGCAGGTATAGAGAAATATGGATTAAGAGGTGCAATGATAGAAGGTGCCACCATTGCATTTATATTTATAACGGTATATCGCACTGTAGATTTTATTTTGAATGATCAGACAACTCTGGCAATGTTCATAGGTAATTTAGCTACTGACGTAGCGAAGTTAGCAATTAATACAACAATTATCTGGGGCATTGGTGAGGTATTGGTTGCATTTGTTCCTGTCGTTGCAGTGCCCTTAGGAGTTGTAGTGTTAGGCGGGCTAGGAATAGCAATTATCTTAAACATATTAGATAGCGAGTTTGGTGTAACTGATAAAGTGGTGGCATACCTTACAGCTGCTCAGCAAGAGTTTGTTGAAACAGCTAGAAGTAAGTGCAAGGATATGGAACAAGGCTTGTGGGATTTAGGCGCCATGTTTGCAGATAAAATGCTGGAAAAAGGTGTAGAAGTTATCGAATCCGAAGTCATGAAGTATTTGAGAAATTCAATTGCCGACATAACACCGAGGATTTATTGA
- a CDS encoding polymorphic toxin type 44 domain-containing protein encodes MAKGYYLVLGDKTTCGGKILGGEPTHTIMGKPVAREQEPVTCGQHPGIYKIIGHIPGDSIMGRKFAGSLHSKSSCPCQARFVPSMVNDAYDFSPTNTGVSKSTTDNSNKVLDNRNHKNEEKPKIVCQHNDGAISVANYILDEIKRNVRCETANQIRYFIDEETLNQRRQVWDELPFYVKLTPPPQQELLLAMALWYPKVKTGAIWDHKQIIRQKFLNNAVTRPLESGQLSKSYYHKYKRHDYYLDVWSNIHYGFVGLSVGFSESLLLNGSSWEQNMTPGAMGNDTIDDVTSMRIGFALFKEHGKFAESLTTQNILDALEFASDSQLAESRSTHWCWNSENPEYIPFP; translated from the coding sequence ATGGCAAAAGGTTATTACTTAGTTTTGGGCGATAAAACCACCTGCGGAGGAAAAATCCTCGGCGGTGAACCCACTCATACCATCATGGGCAAACCCGTTGCCCGTGAGCAGGAACCCGTTACCTGTGGTCAGCATCCCGGAATTTATAAGATCATCGGGCATATTCCGGGAGATTCCATAATGGGCCGAAAATTTGCCGGATCGTTGCACAGCAAAAGCAGTTGCCCCTGTCAGGCTAGATTTGTTCCGTCGATGGTGAATGATGCATATGATTTTTCTCCAACAAATACAGGGGTGTCAAAAAGCACGACGGATAATAGTAATAAAGTATTAGATAATAGAAATCATAAAAATGAAGAGAAGCCAAAAATAGTTTGTCAGCATAATGACGGGGCAATAAGCGTAGCTAACTATATACTTGATGAGATCAAAAGAAATGTTAGATGCGAAACAGCTAATCAAATTAGATATTTCATTGACGAAGAAACACTGAATCAAAGGAGACAAGTATGGGATGAGTTACCATTTTATGTGAAACTGACCCCGCCTCCACAACAAGAGCTATTATTAGCGATGGCCTTATGGTACCCGAAGGTTAAAACAGGAGCGATATGGGATCACAAACAGATTATACGGCAAAAATTCCTCAATAATGCCGTTACTCGCCCCCTTGAAAGCGGACAGTTGTCTAAGTCGTATTACCACAAATATAAAAGGCATGATTACTATCTTGATGTCTGGTCAAATATCCACTATGGATTTGTAGGGCTCAGCGTTGGATTTAGCGAATCGCTTCTTTTGAACGGTTCTTCCTGGGAGCAGAATATGACCCCAGGAGCTATGGGCAATGATACTATTGATGACGTTACCAGTATGCGGATCGGATTTGCTCTTTTCAAAGAACATGGGAAGTTCGCCGAAAGCCTAACAACCCAAAATATCCTAGATGCATTAGAGTTTGCGTCAGATAGCCAACTCGCAGAGTCTCGATCTACTCATTGGTGTTGGAATAGCGAGAATCCGGAATACATACCTTTTCCATAA
- the tssF gene encoding type VI secretion system baseplate subunit TssF, with product MDDLTLRYFDAEMRYLREAGEEFARAHPDRAAGLNLDKAGARDPYVERLFEGFAFLMGRLREKLDDDLPELTEGLVSLLWPHYLRTIPSLSIVEFAPDWQGMKERMVMTKGFEVLSRPIGERATRCRYTTTQDIELLPLSLQRAVLDTEPDGRSVIRMRFNCGALADWSKINLSHIPLYFDADAPLACALHEALTLNTARLWVRLPGQADRHPLEGFFAPQGFGETDTLWPKGESAFSGYQLLLEYFTFREKFMFVALKGLETVALPAELSWFEIDVVLENRWEHDFSFSEKHLRLNCVPVINLFALESDPLTLSSLQTEYLLRPMRVQDGYTEIYSVDSVISSKHSGHQVYVPFTSFRHKGGMLRHDAPEYYYHTRVRRGPSGLHDTWLVLGGEAFDNHTVPENENLSLSLTGTNGQLPRKSLQSTVLDTTVKTTSANVRVRNLSVPTMPCYPPNRDRFHWRVLSHLGSSFLWMMDNAEVLRGTLALYDWTESEMNRRRLEAIADVRHSEIERFERGYLLRGVHIEITLDSNGFAGRGDICLFGEMLSRFFALYTDIHLFNRLTLILQPTGERLEWEENHQPRIPG from the coding sequence ATGGACGATTTAACCCTGCGTTATTTTGACGCTGAAATGCGTTATTTACGCGAGGCGGGCGAAGAATTTGCCCGCGCGCACCCTGACCGCGCTGCCGGACTTAATTTGGATAAAGCCGGTGCCCGTGACCCTTATGTCGAACGTCTGTTTGAAGGTTTTGCCTTCCTGATGGGGCGTCTGCGTGAAAAGCTCGATGATGACCTTCCGGAACTGACCGAGGGATTAGTCAGCCTGCTGTGGCCGCACTACCTGCGCACCATCCCTTCCCTTTCCATTGTGGAATTCGCACCTGACTGGCAGGGTATGAAAGAACGGATGGTGATGACAAAAGGATTTGAAGTGTTGTCGCGCCCTATCGGCGAGCGGGCTACGCGCTGCCGCTATACCACCACTCAGGACATCGAATTGCTGCCCCTTTCGCTGCAACGTGCTGTGCTGGATACCGAACCCGATGGTCGCTCGGTGATCCGAATGCGTTTCAACTGCGGTGCACTGGCAGACTGGAGCAAAATCAATCTGAGCCATATTCCGCTCTATTTTGATGCCGATGCGCCACTGGCCTGTGCCCTGCATGAAGCTCTGACGCTGAATACCGCCAGACTTTGGGTACGTTTGCCCGGTCAGGCCGATCGTCATCCGCTGGAAGGATTCTTTGCCCCGCAGGGATTTGGTGAAACAGATACGCTGTGGCCAAAAGGTGAGAGTGCGTTTAGTGGTTATCAGTTACTGCTAGAATACTTCACCTTCCGCGAGAAATTTATGTTCGTCGCGCTCAAAGGACTGGAGACAGTTGCCTTACCGGCTGAGCTGAGCTGGTTTGAAATAGATGTCGTGCTGGAGAATCGCTGGGAACACGATTTTTCGTTCTCAGAGAAGCATCTTCGGTTGAACTGTGTGCCGGTCATTAACCTCTTTGCGCTCGAGTCCGATCCTTTAACACTGTCATCGTTGCAGACAGAATATCTGCTAAGACCTATGCGTGTTCAGGACGGTTATACCGAAATTTACTCAGTCGATTCGGTTATTTCGTCCAAGCATTCCGGCCATCAGGTGTATGTGCCCTTCACCAGTTTCCGCCACAAGGGTGGCATGTTGCGTCACGATGCGCCGGAATATTACTACCACACCCGCGTCAGGCGCGGTCCGTCCGGACTGCACGATACCTGGCTGGTGCTGGGTGGCGAAGCTTTCGATAATCATACCGTGCCGGAAAACGAAAATTTGTCCCTGAGCCTGACCGGCACCAACGGCCAGTTACCGCGTAAATCACTGCAAAGTACCGTACTGGATACCACAGTCAAAACCACCAGCGCGAACGTTCGCGTACGCAATTTGTCCGTACCGACCATGCCGTGCTATCCGCCGAACCGTGACCGTTTTCACTGGCGGGTACTCAGCCATCTGGGCAGCAGTTTTCTGTGGATGATGGACAACGCCGAAGTCTTACGCGGGACGCTGGCACTGTATGACTGGACAGAAAGTGAGATGAACCGCCGCCGTCTTGAAGCGATTGCCGATGTCCGGCACAGCGAAATCGAGCGTTTTGAACGCGGCTATCTGCTGCGCGGTGTACACATTGAAATCACGCTCGACAGCAATGGATTTGCCGGCAGAGGCGATATTTGCCTGTTTGGCGAAATGCTCAGCCGCTTCTTCGCACTGTATACCGATATCCATCTGTTTAACCGCCTTACCCTGATACTGCAACCGACAGGAGAACGTCTGGAATGGGAAGAGAATCACCAGCCCCGCATTCCCGGCTAA
- the tssG gene encoding type VI secretion system baseplate subunit TssG produces MGRESPAPHSRLSARLKRDISRINFYRFCQLLEKHQPDGPQLGSTSNPADDPVRFRPHPGMGFPVSELKALEKDEHHPDAPLTVRTTFMGLYGVDAPLPTAYIDDITQQREGHEVLEGFLDIFNHRIMTQFYRIWRKYSYPATFEPGGKDSTSQSLLGLIGMGIPGTQRHFATPASRFLALLGVMRQPGRTAEGVQALVRLLAPFTRTEVTPHCLRSVPITSPMAFAGEGANWLDGDTVMGDEGTDANSQLLISLYTENADEAEEWLPDGPIYADFLVLLRVYLGWRYKARIQLTVPVRLLPAPVLGDVPFRLGLTGVLGLEEGGASDDIPEYFTVELGHYCGLAPQTHQEGTRRVIKYRLEK; encoded by the coding sequence ATGGGAAGAGAATCACCAGCCCCGCATTCCCGGCTAAGTGCCAGGCTTAAGCGGGACATCAGTCGGATTAACTTCTACCGCTTCTGTCAGCTTCTGGAAAAACACCAACCGGATGGACCGCAGTTGGGAAGCACCAGCAATCCGGCAGATGATCCGGTGCGTTTCCGGCCACATCCTGGGATGGGTTTCCCGGTCAGTGAGCTGAAAGCGCTGGAAAAGGATGAACATCATCCGGACGCGCCGCTGACCGTTCGCACCACCTTTATGGGGTTATACGGCGTAGATGCCCCGCTGCCGACGGCCTATATCGACGACATCACCCAGCAGCGTGAAGGACATGAAGTACTCGAAGGTTTCCTCGACATTTTCAACCACCGCATCATGACTCAGTTTTATCGCATCTGGCGAAAATACTCTTATCCCGCGACGTTTGAACCAGGTGGTAAAGACAGTACATCTCAAAGTCTGCTGGGTCTGATTGGCATGGGTATTCCCGGCACACAACGGCATTTCGCAACGCCTGCCTCGAGGTTTCTGGCACTTCTCGGGGTAATGCGTCAGCCGGGGAGAACGGCGGAGGGGGTGCAGGCGCTGGTGCGTTTACTGGCACCATTTACCCGCACGGAAGTGACTCCGCATTGCCTGCGCTCAGTACCCATTACCTCTCCGATGGCATTCGCTGGTGAAGGCGCTAACTGGCTGGATGGCGATACCGTAATGGGCGACGAAGGTACTGACGCCAACAGTCAGTTACTGATTTCGCTGTATACCGAAAACGCGGATGAAGCAGAGGAATGGCTGCCCGACGGACCGATTTATGCTGATTTTTTGGTGTTACTTCGTGTTTATCTCGGCTGGCGTTATAAAGCCCGTATCCAGCTGACTGTCCCTGTCCGGCTGTTACCGGCTCCTGTGCTTGGTGACGTTCCTTTCAGACTTGGGCTGACCGGTGTGTTGGGTCTGGAAGAAGGCGGCGCATCTGACGATATCCCTGAATACTTTACCGTGGAGCTTGGTCACTACTGTGGACTGGCGCCTCAAACGCATCAAGAAGGAACGCGACGTGTTATTAAATACCGCCTGGAAAAATAA
- the tssJ gene encoding type VI secretion system lipoprotein TssJ, whose protein sequence is MVTTVDWRLKRIKKERDVLLNTAWKNKFCLPALVLLLSGCGLTQAVTDGTVSATKSIFYKQIKDLHLDFTAREALNTDASEASSSSQPVLVRVYQLRDDKNFQKTVYQQLAGEGDDALKDDLLASRNVVIKPGTAMSLDMPMEKDAKFVAVVGLFRHPDMDKNQWRLVMKREELDPDKARVIELGNNGLTLQPVKD, encoded by the coding sequence TTGGTCACTACTGTGGACTGGCGCCTCAAACGCATCAAGAAGGAACGCGACGTGTTATTAAATACCGCCTGGAAAAATAAATTCTGCCTGCCTGCACTGGTCCTGTTATTGAGCGGCTGCGGGCTGACTCAGGCAGTGACAGACGGCACCGTCTCTGCAACCAAATCTATTTTCTACAAGCAAATAAAAGACTTACATTTGGATTTCACTGCCCGTGAAGCCCTCAATACCGATGCCTCTGAGGCGAGTTCTTCCTCACAGCCGGTGCTGGTGCGCGTTTATCAATTACGTGATGATAAAAACTTCCAGAAAACGGTTTATCAGCAGCTGGCGGGAGAAGGCGATGACGCGCTGAAAGATGACTTGCTGGCCAGCCGTAATGTGGTGATTAAGCCGGGCACAGCCATGTCACTGGATATGCCAATGGAAAAGGATGCCAAATTTGTCGCTGTCGTCGGGTTATTCCGTCATCCGGATATGGATAAAAATCAGTGGCGGCTGGTTATGAAAAGGGAAGAACTGGATCCGGATAAAGCGCGTGTTATCGAGCTTGGAAATAATGGTCTGACGCTGCAACCGGTGAAAGACTGA